A DNA window from Selenomonas sp. oral taxon 126 contains the following coding sequences:
- the smpB gene encoding SsrA-binding protein SmpB codes for MGKKNESIKIACENRKARHDYFIHETYEAGMELVGTEVKSLRAGRANLRDSYAYIKNGEVFLDHMHISPYEQGNQFNHDPLRVRRLLMHKAEILKLFGKTREKGMTLVPLKVYFKRGRAKLELALASGKHNYDKRQTLKAKSAKREVEQALKERQRG; via the coding sequence ATGGGAAAGAAGAACGAAAGCATCAAGATCGCCTGCGAGAACCGCAAGGCGCGTCATGACTATTTTATCCACGAGACCTATGAGGCGGGCATGGAGCTCGTCGGGACGGAGGTCAAGTCTCTGCGGGCAGGACGCGCGAACCTGCGCGACAGCTACGCCTACATCAAGAACGGGGAAGTATTCCTCGACCACATGCACATCAGCCCCTACGAGCAGGGCAACCAGTTCAACCACGATCCGCTGCGCGTCCGCCGCCTGCTCATGCACAAGGCGGAGATTCTGAAACTCTTCGGCAAGACGCGCGAGAAGGGGATGACCCTCGTCCCGCTGAAGGTCTATTTCAAGCGCGGGCGGGCAAAGCTGGAACTCGCGCTCGCAAGCGGCAAGCACAACTATGACAAGCGTCAGACGCTCAAGGCGAAGTCTGCAAAACGTGAGGTGGAGCAGGCTCTCAAAGAACGTCAGCGCGGCTAG
- a CDS encoding YkvA family protein, with amino-acid sequence MLRFLVLLRALRRDIAVLLFAMLRRDTPRAVKFLFPLALLYLVSPIDIIPDTIPLLGAVDDMVILPAATELLVRMLPPDARAEGERRVAHYGTLMLVVASIVVILWFVLLVWALSKVFA; translated from the coding sequence ATGCTGCGATTTCTGGTGCTGCTGCGCGCACTGCGGCGCGATATAGCCGTGCTGCTCTTTGCGATGCTGCGACGCGATACGCCGCGTGCGGTGAAGTTTCTCTTCCCGCTTGCGCTGCTCTACCTCGTCAGTCCCATTGACATCATTCCCGATACGATTCCGCTGCTCGGTGCGGTGGATGATATGGTGATCCTACCGGCGGCGACGGAGCTGCTCGTGCGGATGCTGCCCCCCGACGCGCGTGCGGAGGGCGAGCGGCGCGTGGCGCACTACGGGACGCTCATGCTCGTTGTGGCATCCATTGTCGTGATTCTCTGGTTTGTCCTCCTCGTCTGGGCACTCTCGAAGGTGTTTGCATGA
- the secG gene encoding preprotein translocase subunit SecG, with amino-acid sequence MVLDAIVAIILIASVLGQEAKSAGMGGLDGGGDTVFSGKARGMDALLARVTIVFAILFGVITIVIARMSS; translated from the coding sequence ATGGTACTTGATGCAATTGTTGCAATCATCCTCATCGCGTCCGTGCTCGGGCAGGAGGCGAAGTCCGCCGGCATGGGCGGTCTCGACGGCGGCGGCGACACGGTGTTTTCGGGCAAGGCGCGCGGGATGGACGCGCTGCTCGCGCGCGTGACGATCGTATTTGCGATTTTGTTTGGCGTGATTACGATTGTGATTGCACGGATGTCGAGCTGA
- the rnr gene encoding ribonuclease R gives MEQEQPDTLKERVHAFMREDAYRPLPEAEVRTGLGLPDEEEQLLSSALAALEAEGAIIRNRSGLYGLPSRMNLVVGRLSMSPKGFGFIIPDVREAEDESDVFVPGSALATAMHGDRVVARVTPSETPGRAREGEIIRILERANTHIVGTFERSKAFGFVTPDSAKIGRDIFILKKDFGGAKTGSKVVVEITKWPEERRSAEGRVIEVLGKTGAPGVDVLAVMRAYDLDESFPPAVAEAAAHCPTHPLPEEYAGRRDRRDFPIVTIDGEDTKDIDDGIYAYEKDGGFFLGVYIADVSHYVRAGEPLDVEAARRGTSVYLVDRVIPMLPKELSNGICSLNEGVDRLSMACEMEIGADGEVRSYEIVPCVIHVARRLTYTLVNKVLAGEEPFVADNGDIRPMLETLRRLREVLRAKRHHRGSIDFELPEIKVKLDAEGHPVALVKRTGSIGESIIEECMLVANETVARHMELKEEPFVYRVHETPNSEKIERFQSLLAALGLRLNVGEDGKVQPRDIQAVLDRVKGAPEERIIGAVALRSMQQARYATASLGHFGLAARYYTHFTSPIRRYPDLLVHRLLRETFATGHIPAEKRERLRATLAEAAEHSSARERIAIEAERETTDMKKIEYMAQFVGETFEGIISGVTAFGIFVELENGVEGLVHVSTMVNDYYSYVEEQYAMVGERTGTRYRLGDSVAIIITRADVQARTLDFVLKDNGVYEPNMAKPAKTAAAPKADGEKSAEGRGRRSRKKKNEKRHEPIIVDVDATPAERRKKTRGAHGTQGKRVQEGERA, from the coding sequence ATGGAACAGGAACAACCGGATACACTGAAAGAGCGCGTACACGCCTTTATGCGGGAGGACGCCTATCGCCCGCTGCCCGAGGCGGAGGTGCGCACGGGACTCGGGCTGCCCGATGAGGAGGAGCAGCTTCTTTCGTCTGCGCTTGCGGCGCTCGAGGCGGAGGGGGCAATCATCCGCAACCGCAGCGGACTCTACGGGCTGCCGAGCCGCATGAACCTCGTCGTCGGGCGGCTCTCTATGTCGCCGAAGGGCTTCGGCTTCATCATCCCCGACGTGCGAGAGGCGGAGGACGAGTCAGATGTATTCGTGCCCGGCTCCGCGCTCGCGACGGCAATGCACGGCGACCGTGTTGTGGCGCGCGTCACACCGTCCGAGACACCGGGGCGCGCGCGTGAGGGCGAGATCATCCGCATTCTCGAGCGCGCGAACACGCACATCGTCGGCACATTCGAGCGCAGCAAGGCGTTCGGATTCGTGACCCCCGACAGCGCGAAGATCGGGCGCGACATCTTTATTTTGAAAAAGGACTTCGGCGGGGCAAAGACGGGCAGCAAGGTCGTCGTTGAGATTACGAAGTGGCCCGAGGAGCGTCGCAGTGCAGAGGGGCGCGTCATCGAGGTGCTCGGCAAGACGGGCGCCCCCGGGGTCGACGTGCTCGCCGTCATGCGCGCCTACGATCTCGATGAGAGCTTTCCGCCCGCCGTCGCAGAAGCCGCCGCGCACTGCCCGACACATCCGCTGCCCGAGGAGTACGCGGGACGGCGGGATCGCCGCGATTTCCCCATTGTCACGATTGACGGCGAGGACACGAAGGACATCGACGACGGCATCTATGCGTATGAGAAGGACGGCGGCTTCTTCCTCGGCGTCTACATCGCCGACGTGAGTCACTACGTCCGCGCAGGCGAGCCGCTCGACGTGGAGGCGGCGCGGCGCGGGACGAGCGTCTATCTGGTCGACCGCGTGATTCCCATGCTGCCGAAGGAGCTGTCGAACGGCATATGCAGCCTGAACGAGGGCGTTGACCGTCTCTCGATGGCGTGCGAGATGGAGATCGGCGCGGACGGCGAGGTGCGGAGCTATGAGATCGTGCCGTGCGTCATCCACGTTGCGCGCCGCCTCACCTATACGCTCGTGAACAAGGTGCTTGCGGGCGAGGAGCCGTTTGTCGCGGACAACGGGGACATCCGTCCGATGCTAGAGACCCTGCGCCGCCTGCGCGAGGTGCTGCGCGCAAAGCGTCATCACCGCGGTTCCATCGACTTCGAGCTGCCCGAGATCAAGGTGAAGCTCGACGCCGAGGGGCATCCCGTTGCGCTCGTGAAGCGCACGGGTTCAATCGGTGAGTCCATCATCGAGGAGTGCATGCTCGTTGCGAATGAGACCGTTGCGCGCCACATGGAGCTGAAGGAGGAGCCGTTTGTCTACCGCGTGCACGAAACGCCGAACAGCGAGAAAATCGAGCGCTTTCAGAGTCTCCTCGCGGCGCTCGGACTGCGCCTGAACGTGGGCGAGGACGGCAAGGTGCAGCCGCGCGACATACAGGCTGTGCTCGACCGTGTGAAGGGGGCGCCCGAGGAGCGCATCATCGGCGCGGTCGCGCTGCGCTCCATGCAGCAGGCGCGCTATGCGACGGCGAGCCTCGGGCACTTCGGGCTTGCCGCGCGCTACTATACGCATTTCACCTCGCCCATCCGCCGCTATCCCGACCTGCTTGTCCATCGCCTCCTGCGCGAGACATTCGCCACGGGGCACATCCCCGCAGAGAAGCGGGAGCGGCTGCGTGCGACCCTCGCCGAGGCGGCGGAGCACTCCTCTGCGCGTGAGCGCATCGCCATCGAGGCGGAGCGCGAGACGACGGATATGAAGAAGATCGAGTACATGGCGCAGTTCGTCGGCGAGACCTTCGAGGGGATCATCAGCGGCGTCACGGCGTTCGGCATCTTTGTCGAACTCGAGAACGGCGTCGAGGGGCTCGTGCACGTTTCGACGATGGTGAACGACTACTACAGCTATGTCGAGGAGCAGTATGCAATGGTCGGCGAGCGCACGGGCACGCGCTATCGCCTCGGCGACAGTGTGGCCATCATCATCACGCGCGCGGACGTACAGGCGCGGACGCTCGACTTCGTGCTGAAGGACAACGGCGTCTACGAGCCGAATATGGCAAAGCCTGCGAAAACCGCCGCAGCGCCGAAGGCAGACGGTGAAAAATCCGCAGAGGGGCGCGGACGCCGCTCCCGCAAAAAGAAGAATGAGAAACGGCATGAGCCGATTATTGTGGATGTCGATGCGACACCGGCGGAGCGGCGCAAGAAGACGCGCGGTGCGCACGGCACGCAGGGCAAACGCGTGCAGGAGGGCGAGCGTGCGG
- a CDS encoding alpha/beta hydrolase, translating into MHLQGAEPFFLPGGRHGVLLIHGFTGLPAELRLLGAYLNERGFTVLAIRLAGHGTTVEDLSRMEHEDWMDSVRDGYAILGGACDRISVVGHSMGAVFALLLSIEAEVAHVVSLGAPIMIAPEQGLEHLPTREACIDRYVPKARRKLRDVPQGANNTYRRMPLVSIHELLDVVAILCRQIARVTAPLLIVHGERDHTADPKRA; encoded by the coding sequence ATGCATCTTCAGGGCGCGGAGCCGTTTTTTCTGCCGGGCGGGCGGCATGGCGTGCTTCTCATTCACGGCTTTACGGGGCTGCCGGCGGAGCTGCGCCTGCTCGGTGCGTATCTGAACGAGCGCGGCTTCACCGTGCTTGCGATACGGCTTGCGGGGCACGGGACAACGGTCGAGGATCTGAGCCGTATGGAGCATGAGGACTGGATGGACTCCGTGCGCGACGGCTATGCGATTCTCGGCGGCGCATGTGATCGGATTTCCGTCGTCGGTCATTCGATGGGGGCGGTCTTTGCCCTCCTGCTCTCTATCGAGGCGGAGGTTGCACACGTTGTCAGCCTCGGTGCGCCGATCATGATTGCGCCCGAGCAGGGACTCGAGCATCTGCCCACGCGCGAGGCATGCATTGACCGCTATGTGCCAAAGGCGCGCAGGAAACTTAGGGACGTGCCGCAGGGTGCAAACAATACGTATCGGCGCATGCCGCTCGTCTCCATTCACGAGCTGCTCGATGTCGTCGCGATCCTCTGCCGTCAGATTGCGCGCGTGACGGCGCCGCTCCTGATCGTGCACGGGGAGCGGGATCATACGGCGGATCCGAAGCGCGC
- a CDS encoding hemolysin family protein, with amino-acid sequence MDIVPTLLDILLVAFLIFMNGFFVAAEFCCVKIRTSRLETLIAEGSSRAGYAKQLTEHLDYSLSVTQFGITLASLGLGWVGEPAIATLILPVTQLLGLPDEFGHTIALAVAFTIITSMHIVLGELTPKSMAIANVENIMLAIAFPMVLFGRVMRPFVWILNTVANGISRRFGYDVKGENEDAHTEEEIRLLMKESYRQGLINSTEADFVDNVFSFTELNAREIMVPRTDMICLYLDDTPAERIKTILEEQQTRYPVCYEDKDHIIGFIHVKDLLPPLVRGERLNLRRYIRKALVVPESMDGSVLLRTMQEQGSQLAIVVDEYGGTAGMVTVEDIIEQIVGDIRDEFDEERESVEWRAGAVCSIDAKLLLEEVADLLGVRIEDEDVDSIGGWLYDQLGEAPRIGQMAAHAGTLFYVEEVDGVRITRVLVHLMHTVLEAQGETAPHEEE; translated from the coding sequence GTGGACATCGTGCCCACATTACTTGATATATTGCTCGTCGCCTTTCTGATCTTCATGAACGGCTTCTTCGTTGCGGCTGAGTTCTGCTGTGTGAAGATCCGCACCTCGCGCCTTGAGACCCTCATCGCAGAGGGGAGCAGCCGCGCCGGATATGCCAAGCAGCTTACGGAGCATCTGGACTACTCGCTCTCGGTGACACAGTTCGGCATCACACTCGCCTCGCTCGGTCTCGGCTGGGTGGGCGAACCCGCGATTGCGACCCTCATTCTGCCCGTGACGCAGCTGCTCGGACTGCCCGATGAATTCGGGCACACGATTGCGCTCGCCGTCGCCTTCACCATCATCACCTCGATGCACATCGTACTCGGCGAGCTCACGCCGAAGTCGATGGCGATTGCAAACGTCGAGAACATCATGCTTGCGATCGCGTTCCCAATGGTGCTCTTTGGCCGCGTCATGCGTCCCTTTGTCTGGATTCTGAACACGGTCGCAAATGGAATCAGCCGCCGTTTTGGCTACGATGTAAAGGGGGAGAACGAGGACGCGCACACGGAGGAGGAGATCCGCCTTCTGATGAAGGAGAGCTATCGGCAGGGGCTCATCAACAGCACCGAGGCGGACTTCGTGGACAATGTCTTCTCGTTCACGGAGCTGAACGCGCGTGAGATCATGGTGCCGCGCACAGATATGATCTGCCTCTACCTCGACGACACGCCCGCCGAGCGCATCAAGACCATCCTCGAGGAGCAGCAGACGCGCTATCCTGTCTGCTACGAGGACAAGGATCACATCATTGGTTTTATCCATGTCAAGGATCTCCTGCCGCCGCTCGTCCGCGGGGAGCGGCTGAATCTGCGCCGCTATATCCGCAAGGCGCTCGTCGTACCCGAAAGCATGGACGGCAGCGTGCTCCTGCGCACGATGCAGGAGCAGGGGTCGCAGCTCGCAATCGTGGTCGATGAGTACGGCGGCACGGCGGGGATGGTAACGGTCGAGGACATCATCGAGCAGATCGTGGGCGATATCCGCGACGAGTTTGACGAGGAACGCGAGAGCGTCGAGTGGCGTGCGGGCGCTGTCTGCTCGATTGATGCAAAGCTCCTCTTGGAGGAGGTCGCCGATCTCCTCGGTGTGCGCATCGAGGACGAGGACGTCGACAGCATCGGCGGCTGGCTCTACGACCAGCTGGGCGAGGCACCGCGCATCGGGCAGATGGCGGCGCACGCGGGCACACTGTTTTACGTCGAGGAGGTGGACGGCGTGCGCATCACGCGCGTGCTCGTCCATCTCATGCATACGGTATTGGAGGCGCAGGGGGAGACCGCGCCGCATGAGGAGGAGTAA
- a CDS encoding DUF488 domain-containing protein, with protein sequence MAEIRVKRIYEAMSADDGFRVLVDRLWPRGISKERAALDDWWKDIAPSPELRTWFGHKAEHFEEFAVKYRVELSTGRAAPTYMVTVAEHLAAGENVTLLYGAKDPAVNHARVLQEWMYAMMDK encoded by the coding sequence ATGGCTGAGATTCGGGTCAAACGTATTTATGAGGCAATGTCTGCGGATGACGGCTTTCGTGTGCTCGTTGACCGCCTCTGGCCGCGCGGTATCTCAAAGGAACGTGCGGCACTTGATGACTGGTGGAAGGATATTGCTCCATCGCCGGAACTCCGTACGTGGTTTGGACACAAGGCGGAGCATTTTGAGGAATTTGCTGTGAAATATCGCGTGGAACTCTCGACAGGAAGGGCTGCACCGACTTATATGGTAACGGTAGCTGAACATCTTGCAGCAGGGGAAAATGTAACGTTGCTCTATGGGGCGAAAGATCCTGCGGTCAACCATGCCCGTGTCTTGCAGGAATGGATGTATGCGATGATGGATAAGTGA
- a CDS encoding amino acid permease, producing MQGQEASPALRRGLKNRHLQMIALGGAIGTGLFYGSASTIALAGPAVMLAYLLGGIMIFFIMRMLGEMAVDEPVSGSFSHYAGKYWGDFPGFLSGWNYWFNYIIVSMAELAAVGIYMNFWLPDLPQWLSALLCLVIITALNLTNVRAYGEMEFWMALVKITAIVLMIGLGGWLLVTGAPFPANVSNLWEHGGFLPNGWWGFLLGTAVVMFSFGGIELIGITAGEAEDPDRTIPQAINQVIWRILIFYVGTMAVLMALWPWNEVGMEASPFVQIFRNVGIPAAAHILNFVVLTAAISVYNSAIYSNSRMLYGLAQRGDAPQVLRSLSARGVPVLGILISSGFTLIVVFLNYFFPGDAFLYLISIATCAAVISWVTIVVTHLKFRRKMEREGKAIKFRAPFYPWINYICLVFLIGVVVMMAQIPGMQLAVPILPAWLLVLWLGYRSRRRRG from the coding sequence ATGCAGGGACAGGAAGCATCGCCCGCCCTTCGGCGTGGGCTCAAGAACAGACATCTCCAGATGATCGCGCTTGGCGGAGCGATTGGGACAGGGCTTTTCTACGGCTCGGCATCCACGATTGCACTCGCGGGACCTGCGGTCATGCTCGCCTACCTTCTCGGCGGCATCATGATCTTCTTCATCATGCGCATGCTCGGCGAGATGGCGGTCGATGAGCCGGTCTCCGGCTCGTTCAGTCACTATGCGGGCAAATACTGGGGCGACTTTCCGGGCTTCCTCTCCGGCTGGAATTATTGGTTCAACTACATCATCGTTTCGATGGCGGAGCTCGCGGCGGTCGGCATCTACATGAACTTCTGGCTGCCCGATCTCCCGCAGTGGCTCTCCGCACTCCTCTGCCTCGTCATCATCACCGCGCTCAACCTCACGAATGTGCGCGCGTACGGCGAGATGGAGTTCTGGATGGCGCTCGTCAAGATCACGGCGATTGTCCTCATGATCGGGCTCGGCGGCTGGCTGCTCGTCACGGGCGCACCGTTCCCCGCGAACGTCAGCAATCTCTGGGAGCACGGCGGCTTCCTGCCGAACGGCTGGTGGGGATTCCTCCTCGGCACCGCCGTCGTCATGTTCTCGTTCGGCGGCATCGAGCTCATCGGCATCACGGCGGGCGAGGCGGAGGATCCCGACCGCACGATCCCGCAGGCGATCAATCAGGTCATTTGGCGCATCCTGATCTTCTACGTCGGCACGATGGCGGTGCTCATGGCACTCTGGCCGTGGAACGAGGTCGGCATGGAGGCAAGCCCCTTCGTGCAGATCTTCCGGAACGTCGGCATTCCCGCCGCCGCGCACATCCTGAACTTCGTCGTGCTGACGGCGGCAATCTCTGTCTACAACTCCGCGATCTACAGCAACAGCCGCATGCTCTACGGACTCGCGCAGCGCGGGGACGCGCCGCAGGTGCTGAGGAGTCTCTCCGCGCGCGGCGTGCCTGTGCTCGGGATACTCATTTCCTCGGGCTTTACGCTCATTGTCGTATTCCTCAACTATTTCTTCCCGGGCGACGCATTTCTCTATCTCATCTCGATTGCGACCTGCGCCGCCGTCATCAGCTGGGTGACAATCGTCGTGACGCATCTGAAATTCCGTCGGAAGATGGAGCGCGAGGGCAAGGCGATCAAATTCCGTGCGCCGTTCTATCCATGGATCAACTACATCTGCCTCGTCTTCCTCATCGGCGTTGTCGTCATGATGGCGCAGATCCCGGGCATGCAGCTCGCCGTGCCCATCCTGCCCGCATGGCTGCTCGTGCTCTGGCTCGGCTACCGTTCGCGGCGGAGAAGAGGATAA
- a CDS encoding DEAD/DEAH box helicase, protein MTTFTSLGVPEPLAAALAQRGITAPTEIQAAFIPAARAGENLIGAAPTGTGKTLAYLLPLLARLDPAARTAQALVLAPTHELAMQIATVARELAQAAGLAIGVQALIGGANIKRQIEALKKKPAVIVGSAPRIAELHRLGKLKLAGVKLLVLDEFDRLLGKQQLDEVRAVIRLLPPARQALLLSATAGTAAVRMAESLFAPRLIRAEETKAVYQNYYHIVSFRDKIKAVQKLTRRLPIRRGLVFVGRSFDAAHALEKLRFEGIKAVALLGQERRDQRRAALDAIRAGRAELLISTDLAARGLDIEDVDYVIHLDLPEDVRTYRHRAGRTARAGKEGAVISLVDEKEMDKLKALAARMEIELSRLPRA, encoded by the coding sequence ATGACAACATTTACATCGCTCGGTGTTCCCGAACCTCTTGCGGCTGCACTCGCGCAGCGCGGCATCACAGCGCCCACGGAGATCCAGGCGGCATTCATCCCCGCCGCGCGCGCGGGGGAGAACCTCATCGGCGCGGCACCGACGGGTACGGGTAAGACGCTCGCCTACCTCCTGCCGCTCCTCGCGCGCCTCGACCCCGCCGCGCGCACGGCACAGGCGCTTGTCCTCGCGCCGACGCACGAGCTTGCGATGCAGATTGCGACGGTCGCGCGCGAGCTCGCACAGGCGGCGGGACTCGCCATCGGCGTACAGGCGCTCATCGGCGGCGCGAATATCAAGCGGCAGATCGAAGCACTCAAGAAGAAGCCCGCCGTCATCGTCGGCTCTGCGCCGCGCATTGCAGAGCTGCACCGCCTTGGCAAGCTGAAGCTCGCGGGCGTGAAGTTGCTCGTTTTGGACGAATTCGACCGCCTGCTCGGCAAGCAGCAGCTTGATGAAGTGCGCGCCGTCATCCGCCTCCTGCCGCCCGCGCGTCAGGCACTCCTCCTCTCGGCGACAGCGGGGACGGCTGCGGTGCGCATGGCGGAGAGCCTCTTTGCGCCGCGTCTCATCCGCGCGGAGGAGACGAAGGCAGTCTATCAAAACTACTATCATATTGTATCGTTTCGTGATAAAATAAAGGCAGTACAGAAGCTGACGCGCCGTCTGCCAATCAGGCGCGGGCTCGTCTTCGTCGGGCGCAGCTTCGACGCGGCACACGCGCTCGAAAAACTGCGCTTCGAAGGCATCAAGGCGGTCGCGCTCCTCGGACAGGAGCGGCGCGATCAGCGCCGTGCGGCACTGGACGCGATCCGTGCGGGGCGCGCCGAGCTGCTCATCTCCACCGATCTCGCCGCGCGCGGGCTCGACATCGAGGATGTGGACTACGTCATCCATCTCGACCTGCCCGAGGACGTGCGCACCTACCGTCATCGCGCGGGACGCACGGCGCGTGCGGGCAAGGAGGGCGCCGTCATCTCGCTCGTGGATGAGAAGGAGATGGACAAGCTGAAGGCGCTCGCCGCGCGTATGGAGATCGAACTCTCCCGTCTGCCGCGCGCCTGA
- a CDS encoding DNA topoisomerase III — MRLYIAEKPSVGRALAACLPQPHRKGQGWIETGGGVVTWLFGHVLRQAEPEEYDPKLKRWRAEDLPILPAEWRLVVNESAAQQFAVVKGLIARADEIVHGGDPDREGQLLVDEVLDFLGNEKPVRRILINALDDKSIHDALGDLRDNADFLPLKRSALARARADWLIGMNLSRAYTLAARRAGHDRLVLPIGRVKTPTLALVVRREREIENFKPATYYLLDAVFRHEKTGESFRARWKPSEERTPLDPEGRLVDEHAARAALEAFGSEPQDAKVTRYERKKKEEPPPLPFSLSALQVLAGKRYGYEPQQVLDTAQKLYEEKLTSYPRSDAEYLPVNQHKDAAKILSNLAALADTPLGAWARAADAKQKSRAWNDAKISAHHAIIPTTVPVNLARLSAVERNVYELIARAYIAQFHPNYVYDQTKVEVTYHGELFAASGRTERAAGWRAMYRAGKSESEDTEKEDEESAVLPPMKKGDAADYVSAELGTRQTKPPTRFTPATLLQGMKEIHKYVKDEAAKKMLRDVSGIGTEATRASIIEDLIRRKFLHAAGKKKVLTPTEAAYLLIDALPDTMTYPDATAVWEDRLHSMAEGEGTPEEFLAGQAAFARELCHAALSARIAGVEGIPCPACGRGVMQKRKGRHGDFWGCSAFPQCRMTANDVGGKPDFAGKRIPRSAAGASGARPSASPAPTYTPRGSYTPTADEQAEMDAIFFGE, encoded by the coding sequence ATGAGGCTCTACATCGCGGAGAAGCCGAGTGTCGGGCGTGCACTTGCCGCGTGTCTGCCGCAGCCGCATCGCAAGGGACAGGGATGGATCGAGACGGGCGGCGGCGTGGTGACGTGGCTCTTCGGTCATGTCCTCAGGCAGGCAGAGCCGGAGGAATACGATCCGAAGCTCAAGCGTTGGCGCGCGGAGGATCTGCCGATCCTGCCCGCTGAGTGGCGGCTCGTCGTGAACGAGAGCGCGGCGCAGCAGTTCGCCGTGGTCAAGGGGCTGATCGCGCGCGCGGATGAGATCGTGCACGGCGGTGACCCCGACCGCGAGGGGCAGCTGCTCGTGGACGAGGTACTGGACTTCCTCGGCAACGAAAAGCCCGTGCGGCGCATCCTCATCAACGCGCTCGATGACAAGAGCATCCACGATGCGCTCGGCGACCTGCGCGATAATGCCGATTTCCTTCCGCTGAAACGCTCGGCACTGGCGCGTGCGCGTGCGGACTGGCTCATCGGGATGAATCTCTCGCGCGCCTATACGCTTGCGGCGCGGCGTGCGGGGCACGATCGGCTCGTGCTGCCGATCGGACGCGTCAAGACACCGACGCTCGCGCTCGTTGTGCGGCGCGAGCGCGAGATCGAGAACTTTAAGCCCGCAACTTATTATTTGCTGGACGCGGTCTTTCGCCATGAGAAGACGGGCGAATCGTTCCGTGCGCGGTGGAAGCCGTCGGAGGAGCGCACACCGCTCGATCCCGAGGGGCGGCTTGTGGACGAGCATGCCGCACGCGCTGCGTTGGAGGCGTTTGGAAGCGAGCCGCAGGATGCGAAGGTGACGCGCTACGAGCGCAAGAAGAAGGAGGAGCCGCCGCCGCTTCCGTTCTCGCTGTCGGCACTGCAGGTGCTTGCGGGCAAGCGGTACGGCTATGAGCCGCAGCAGGTGCTCGACACGGCGCAGAAGCTCTATGAGGAGAAGCTGACGAGCTATCCGCGCTCGGATGCGGAGTATCTACCCGTGAATCAGCACAAGGACGCGGCGAAGATCCTCTCCAATCTCGCGGCGCTCGCGGATACACCGCTCGGTGCATGGGCGCGGGCGGCGGATGCAAAGCAGAAGTCGCGTGCGTGGAACGATGCGAAGATCTCGGCGCATCATGCGATCATCCCGACGACCGTGCCCGTGAACCTCGCGCGGCTGAGCGCGGTGGAGCGCAATGTCTACGAACTGATTGCGCGCGCCTACATTGCGCAGTTTCATCCGAACTACGTCTACGATCAGACGAAGGTCGAGGTCACATATCACGGCGAACTCTTTGCGGCGAGCGGCCGCACGGAGCGTGCGGCGGGCTGGCGTGCAATGTACCGCGCGGGAAAATCCGAGTCCGAGGACACGGAGAAGGAGGACGAGGAGAGCGCCGTTCTGCCGCCGATGAAGAAGGGCGATGCGGCGGACTATGTGTCGGCGGAGCTCGGTACGCGCCAGACGAAGCCGCCCACGCGCTTTACGCCCGCAACGCTCCTGCAGGGCATGAAGGAGATTCACAAGTATGTGAAGGATGAGGCGGCGAAGAAGATGCTGCGCGATGTCTCGGGCATCGGCACGGAGGCGACGCGTGCGAGCATCATCGAGGATCTGATTCGGCGGAAGTTCCTCCATGCAGCGGGCAAGAAAAAGGTGCTGACGCCGACGGAGGCGGCGTATCTCCTCATCGACGCGCTGCCCGATACGATGACCTATCCCGACGCAACGGCGGTCTGGGAGGATCGTCTGCACTCGATGGCAGAGGGCGAGGGCACGCCCGAGGAGTTCCTTGCGGGACAGGCGGCGTTTGCGCGCGAGTTGTGCCATGCGGCTCTATCGGCGAGGATTGCAGGCGTTGAGGGCATTCCCTGTCCTGCGTGCGGGCGCGGCGTCATGCAGAAGCGCAAGGGCAGGCACGGCGATTTCTGGGGCTGCTCCGCGTTCCCGCAGTGCCGCATGACGGCGAATGATGTCGGCGGCAAGCCGGATTTTGCAGGGAAGCGGATTCCGCGCAGCGCAGCGGGGGCATCGGGAGCGCGTCCCTCCGCGTCTCCTGCGCCCACATACACCCCGCGCGGCAGTTATACACCGACGGCGGACGAGCAGGCGGAGATGGATGCAATCTTTTTTGGAGAATAA